A genomic segment from Nodularia sphaerocarpa UHCC 0038 encodes:
- a CDS encoding Gfo/Idh/MocA family protein: MPSEIPTNQNKIGIAILGTGFGQKVHIPGFKAHHRTEIVAIYHQDINKAKAIAETHHIPHACDTVADILALPEVQAVSIATPPFLHYEMAKQVLQAGKHLLLEKPTTLNVFEAKELYELAQAKGLTATVDFEFRFVPGWQLFAELLASNYVGNKRLIKIDWLGSSRADTSRPWNWYSSQEKGGGALGSLGSHAFDYISWLFGSVSRLNAHLSTAIPTRVDPISKELKPVNTDDTCLLSLELADGTPCQVTISAVVHASRTHWVEVYGDRGTLILGSENQKDYIHGFRVWGSQPGQLLQEIEIPSRLVFPQHHTDGRISAFTRVVDQWVQGIERQQQIIPSLREGVYSQLLMDLAHKSHKTSNWIDVPHLETFLTNQKISNL, encoded by the coding sequence ATGCCTTCCGAAATCCCAACAAATCAAAACAAAATTGGTATAGCAATTCTTGGCACAGGATTTGGTCAAAAAGTCCATATCCCCGGATTTAAAGCCCATCATCGCACCGAAATAGTGGCTATTTATCATCAAGATATTAACAAAGCCAAAGCCATCGCCGAGACTCATCATATCCCCCACGCCTGCGACACTGTAGCCGATATTTTGGCATTACCAGAAGTGCAAGCCGTCAGTATAGCGACACCACCATTTCTGCACTATGAAATGGCTAAACAAGTATTGCAAGCCGGCAAACATTTATTATTAGAAAAACCCACAACTTTAAATGTATTTGAAGCTAAAGAATTATATGAATTAGCGCAAGCAAAAGGCTTAACTGCTACAGTAGACTTTGAATTTCGTTTTGTCCCTGGATGGCAATTATTTGCGGAATTATTAGCAAGTAACTATGTAGGAAACAAACGCTTAATTAAAATTGATTGGTTAGGTTCCTCCCGCGCCGATACTTCCCGCCCGTGGAATTGGTATTCTTCTCAAGAAAAGGGAGGCGGTGCATTAGGTTCTTTAGGTTCCCACGCCTTCGATTATATATCCTGGTTATTTGGGTCAGTCAGCAGATTAAACGCCCACTTGAGTACCGCCATTCCCACACGCGTTGACCCAATTAGCAAAGAATTAAAGCCAGTAAATACAGATGATACCTGTTTGCTATCTCTGGAATTAGCTGATGGTACACCTTGTCAAGTTACTATCAGTGCTGTAGTTCACGCATCGAGGACACATTGGGTAGAAGTTTATGGCGATCGCGGTACACTAATATTAGGTAGTGAAAATCAAAAAGATTATATACATGGATTTCGGGTTTGGGGTTCTCAACCAGGTCAACTTCTCCAAGAAATCGAAATCCCCAGCCGCTTAGTTTTTCCGCAACATCACACCGATGGACGTATTTCGGCATTTACTCGCGTAGTAGACCAATGGGTACAAGGAATTGAACGCCAACAACAAATAATTCCATCCTTGCGAGAAGGCGTTTATTCCCAACTATTAATGGATTTAGCTCATAAATCTCATAAAACATCAAATTGGATAGATGTACCCCACCTGGAAACATTCCTAACAAATCAAAAAATCTCCAATTTGTAG
- a CDS encoding sigma-70 family RNA polymerase sigma factor: MQPRQSIIEIFSTFVQFDGDNFGYWATESRLRRSIQGCVQKTAKDTTSNFWVLYWYKFWQVPETEFLAQQHLTAYLQEACYWSSQKIAANFVSTQYKVSDCFQIAIAQVKKVIQGFNPSHSSSLNSYASIVFGNVIRETLRQVREVDICTDWGLLRKISQKRLHESLQNAGLSSDTINAYILAWECFKILYIPQKTANSRQLSRPDEEIWQAIAQGYNSQNTQQVNCETLEKWLINAAQAVRKYLYPSPDSLNICPGNENYGELLDHLPGTEQESLIHQIIAQEEAQTRSSQQVEIQQILRNAIAQLEPQLQQILQLYYNEQKNQDAIAKQLEIKQYTVSRRLTKAKEILLRSLANWSLDILHISVSTNLLTSMSVVIEEWLQNYYSVSPD, from the coding sequence ATGCAGCCTCGACAAAGCATTATTGAAATTTTTTCAACCTTCGTGCAGTTTGACGGAGATAATTTCGGTTATTGGGCGACGGAATCGCGATTGCGTCGCAGCATCCAAGGTTGTGTTCAAAAAACAGCAAAGGATACAACGTCAAATTTTTGGGTATTGTATTGGTATAAGTTTTGGCAAGTTCCTGAAACTGAGTTTTTGGCGCAACAACATCTCACTGCTTATTTACAAGAAGCTTGTTATTGGAGTTCTCAAAAAATTGCCGCTAATTTTGTCAGTACTCAGTACAAGGTTTCAGATTGCTTTCAAATTGCGATCGCCCAAGTTAAGAAAGTTATTCAAGGTTTTAATCCCAGTCACAGCAGCAGTTTGAACAGCTACGCCAGTATTGTGTTTGGGAATGTTATCCGCGAAACTTTGCGCCAAGTTCGCGAAGTCGATATTTGTACAGATTGGGGTTTGTTGCGGAAAATCTCCCAAAAACGTTTACATGAGTCTCTGCAAAATGCAGGTTTATCTTCAGATACTATTAACGCTTATATCTTGGCTTGGGAATGTTTTAAAATTCTCTATATTCCCCAGAAAACTGCTAATTCTCGCCAACTTTCTCGCCCAGATGAGGAAATTTGGCAAGCGATCGCCCAAGGTTACAATTCACAAAATACTCAGCAAGTCAATTGCGAAACTTTAGAAAAATGGCTAATAAATGCGGCGCAAGCTGTGAGAAAATATCTTTATCCCAGCCCGGATTCCCTGAATATATGCCCTGGTAATGAAAATTACGGGGAATTACTTGATCATCTACCAGGTACAGAACAAGAATCTTTAATCCATCAAATTATCGCCCAAGAAGAAGCCCAAACCCGCAGTTCTCAGCAAGTAGAGATTCAGCAGATTTTAAGGAATGCGATCGCTCAACTTGAACCACAACTCCAACAGATTTTACAACTATACTATAATGAACAAAAAAATCAAGATGCAATTGCCAAACAATTAGAAATCAAGCAATATACAGTTTCCCGGCGACTCACAAAAGCCAAGGAAATATTGCTGCGGTCTTTGGCTAATTGGAGTCTAGATATTTTGCATATTTCTGTCAGCACAAACCTACTGACTAGTATGAGTGTTGTGATTGAGGAATGGTTGCAAAATTACTACAGTGTGTCGCCTGACTAA
- a CDS encoding DUF1822 family protein translates to MTANTPILSFASTDLILEIPDFIKHQVDLQSQSFANSTGYQAYINQLCLGAVLPWLQEDFTPQAKVWPDAAALSSFWELVNGTAITVDATRFILVPSENIDSSELRVPQEWVDLPSWAGDYYLGVQVEPDEGYVRVWGYCTHEKLKTKGNYYPGDRTYALDGDDIITDISVLMLAQDFCPDEVKRTATVDLPILPQTQAENLINRLGNPEIITPRLAVPFPLWGGLIAHGGWRQRLYEQRLGLPEQRSVIQWLQSGVSQIAAAKGWEKLKLQLSPAGARSVEQRQPEISLSRQLAIAGQLYELLITPQGQPHTTHWRFELRNATIGAAIPGGFKLRLLSEDLKPFPNNEDIATTAVEKLYIEVALEPGEGIVWEIEPLPDNYDREILKF, encoded by the coding sequence ATGACTGCTAATACCCCGATCTTAAGTTTTGCTTCCACAGACCTGATTTTAGAAATCCCTGACTTTATAAAACATCAAGTTGATCTTCAAAGTCAATCTTTTGCAAACTCTACTGGTTATCAAGCATATATAAATCAACTTTGTCTGGGCGCTGTCTTACCTTGGTTACAAGAAGATTTTACACCCCAAGCCAAAGTTTGGCCTGATGCTGCGGCTTTATCCAGTTTTTGGGAACTGGTGAATGGTACGGCTATCACAGTGGACGCAACTAGATTTATTTTAGTTCCCAGTGAAAATATTGATAGTAGTGAATTGCGTGTACCGCAAGAATGGGTGGATTTACCAAGCTGGGCGGGGGATTATTACTTAGGAGTGCAAGTGGAACCGGATGAAGGCTATGTCAGGGTTTGGGGTTATTGTACCCATGAAAAACTCAAGACTAAAGGTAATTATTACCCAGGCGATCGCACTTATGCCCTGGATGGAGATGATATAATTACTGATATAAGCGTGTTAATGCTAGCGCAAGATTTTTGTCCAGATGAAGTCAAACGGACTGCCACTGTAGATTTACCGATTCTACCACAAACACAAGCCGAAAATTTAATTAACCGCTTGGGAAATCCCGAAATCATTACTCCGCGTCTAGCCGTTCCTTTTCCATTGTGGGGAGGATTAATTGCACACGGCGGTTGGCGACAACGTTTATATGAACAACGTTTAGGACTACCAGAACAAAGGTCAGTTATCCAATGGTTGCAAAGCGGTGTTTCACAAATTGCAGCCGCAAAAGGCTGGGAAAAATTAAAACTGCAATTGAGTCCTGCGGGGGCGCGGAGTGTAGAACAAAGACAACCAGAAATCAGCTTATCACGACAACTGGCGATCGCAGGTCAATTATACGAACTGCTAATTACACCCCAAGGACAACCACACACCACACATTGGCGGTTTGAACTACGTAACGCCACCATCGGCGCAGCCATACCCGGCGGTTTTAAACTCAGACTCCTCAGCGAAGACTTAAAACCATTTCCCAACAATGAAGATATAGCCACAACAGCAGTAGAAAAACTGTATATAGAAGTTGCCTTAGAACCAGGAGAAGGTATAGTCTGGGAAATAGAACCCCTTCCCGACAACTATGATCGAGAAATCCTCAAATTCTGA